One window from the genome of Moorena sp. SIOASIH encodes:
- a CDS encoding DUF1350 family protein: MNAEFKFRPIPFAWVAIHPKPIGVIQLIGGAFFGSFPTIFYRYIAKRLFESGYTVVARPFRFTFRHWPVAIGLVKEQKTLFQGILEEAKKLGYDYSIYEEDPSAKSSNYFWLGHSLGTKYIALLELLSDLEFKKLQVILGDCVGKDQEKQIEDSLRDVELKSISLINQPSVLMAPVISGTSSAVPVPFIADLVDRLGFGVLPTPEQTYCLIKNSSLFNLTALISFSKDKIAEEAGTVRWLQQNLPNNPFPLIDEKLPGKHLTPLGWLRGNDQLADTVIEVITKLAERV, encoded by the coding sequence ATGAATGCCGAATTTAAATTTAGACCAATTCCCTTTGCTTGGGTTGCTATCCATCCCAAGCCTATAGGTGTTATTCAGTTGATTGGTGGTGCGTTTTTCGGAAGTTTTCCGACAATTTTCTACCGATATATCGCCAAGCGATTATTTGAATCAGGTTATACCGTTGTTGCCAGACCGTTTAGATTTACCTTCCGCCATTGGCCTGTAGCAATTGGTTTGGTCAAAGAACAAAAAACCCTATTCCAGGGAATTTTGGAAGAAGCCAAAAAATTGGGTTATGACTACAGTATCTATGAAGAAGACCCCTCTGCAAAATCGAGTAATTATTTTTGGTTAGGTCACAGCCTAGGGACAAAATACATCGCACTCTTGGAACTTTTAAGTGATTTGGAGTTCAAAAAACTTCAGGTAATTCTGGGAGATTGTGTGGGTAAAGATCAAGAGAAGCAGATTGAAGATAGCCTCAGAGATGTTGAGCTAAAATCTATTTCTTTGATCAATCAACCATCTGTATTAATGGCTCCTGTTATTAGCGGTACCAGTAGTGCGGTTCCTGTTCCATTCATAGCTGATTTAGTAGACAGACTTGGTTTCGGGGTGTTACCCACACCCGAACAAACCTATTGCTTGATCAAAAATAGCAGTTTATTTAATCTTACTGCTTTAATTAGCTTCAGTAAGGATAAGATTGCTGAAGAAGCTGGAACGGTGCGTTGGCTACAACAGAATTTACCAAATAATCCCTTTCCACTCATTGATGAGAAACTTCCTGGTAAGCATCTAACTCCCCTCGGTTGGCTCCGGGGAAATGATCAACTTGCGGATACGGTTATTGAAGTTATCACAAAACTAGCCGAGCGAGTCTAA
- a CDS encoding N-acetyltransferase, with translation MSKPLLARYQLRLGTVRERAILVKFMELTYQELFPEQNDFSHLARTVKQYFSRETPLWWVTVADGNVSRKGSTLTHALPVGCLWMGNGVDQVNGDRYTYIFLLYVMPAHRRQGIGSALMQQAEARARARGDRQIGLQVFQSNQVALNLYHGLGFRTQSLWMVKPLHRKY, from the coding sequence GTGAGTAAGCCATTGTTAGCACGGTACCAGCTACGCCTGGGAACGGTACGAGAACGGGCAATTTTGGTGAAGTTCATGGAATTAACTTACCAAGAGCTTTTCCCAGAACAAAATGATTTTTCTCACCTGGCGAGGACTGTTAAACAGTACTTTTCCAGAGAAACCCCGCTGTGGTGGGTTACAGTAGCGGATGGGAACGTTTCTAGGAAAGGTTCTACTTTAACTCATGCCTTGCCCGTGGGTTGTCTGTGGATGGGCAATGGGGTTGATCAGGTAAATGGCGATCGCTATACTTATATCTTTTTACTGTACGTCATGCCAGCACACCGCCGTCAAGGCATTGGTTCAGCACTGATGCAGCAGGCTGAAGCTAGGGCAAGGGCAAGAGGCGATCGCCAAATTGGACTACAGGTGTTTCAATCGAATCAAGTCGCTTTGAACCTTTACCACGGACTGGGTTTCCGCACCCAATCTTTGTGGATGGTTAAACCATTGCACAGAAAATACTAA
- a CDS encoding HEAT repeat domain-containing protein yields MYDDDDLSVLDNTALLESPLDDIEPIEDELEASKPDPEEMLALLTAPESQQRMLAARAFCELQDERAIPHLINLLNDVCPLVRVSAAYGLGRNPSPTAVKPLIDQLTLDWNGYVRKGVVWALGNCRDRRALAPLIDSLKTDIPAVRLWAASALAQMAELDYQEVIASIPPLITALRKDPVAAVRSNCAWSIGQLCRELPSNAVYAGAIDALIEAFADDEDLGVKEDAKAALLKVGDPRGLQMIEMIEMEGFL; encoded by the coding sequence ATGTATGACGATGATGATCTGAGTGTACTGGATAATACGGCTTTACTAGAAAGCCCTTTAGATGACATAGAGCCGATTGAAGATGAGTTAGAAGCTTCCAAACCTGATCCAGAGGAAATGCTGGCTCTGTTAACGGCACCGGAAAGCCAGCAACGGATGCTAGCAGCTCGTGCCTTTTGCGAGTTGCAAGATGAGCGAGCCATTCCCCATCTGATTAACCTGTTAAATGATGTTTGTCCCTTAGTGCGGGTAAGTGCTGCCTATGGTCTAGGGCGCAATCCTAGTCCCACGGCAGTAAAGCCTTTGATTGACCAGCTAACCCTTGATTGGAACGGTTATGTCCGTAAAGGGGTGGTCTGGGCATTGGGGAACTGTCGCGATCGCCGTGCTTTAGCCCCTCTAATTGATTCCCTAAAAACGGATATTCCTGCAGTGCGTTTGTGGGCAGCTAGTGCTCTGGCGCAAATGGCAGAGTTAGATTATCAAGAAGTAATCGCATCGATTCCGCCCTTGATTACTGCTTTAAGGAAAGACCCAGTAGCAGCAGTACGCAGTAATTGTGCTTGGTCTATCGGGCAACTGTGTCGGGAATTGCCCTCCAATGCCGTTTACGCTGGTGCTATTGATGCCTTAATTGAAGCATTTGCTGATGATGAAGACCTAGGGGTAAAAGAAGACGCCAAAGCCGCCCTCTTGAAAGTGGGAGACCCCCGTGGACTTCAGATGATTGAAATGATCGAGATGGAAGGGTTTTTGTAA
- the nblB gene encoding phycobilisome degradation protein NblB, producing MTVTRESVQELLNSTDFGQRISGLNQLRQLEPSVAFELIQPLVKDNNVRIRYGAVSQLHTLGNQDLTLALTLLRDRLLNDPEPDVQAAAADSLSALKLTEAYDDLERTYHQTSEWIIKFSIIAALGELGEPRSFQLLEDALKSDTSLIQTAAISSLGELGDPRAVPLLIPFATNSDWQIRYRLVQALVNLGGEEARAVLETLANDSVEQVASVAQEGLKA from the coding sequence ATGACCGTTACTCGTGAATCTGTCCAAGAGCTGCTGAATTCAACCGATTTTGGCCAGCGCATTAGTGGATTAAACCAACTACGCCAGCTGGAACCATCGGTGGCGTTTGAGCTAATTCAACCCTTGGTTAAAGATAACAATGTTCGGATTCGATATGGGGCAGTGAGCCAGCTCCATACCTTGGGTAATCAGGATTTAACCTTAGCTTTGACCCTATTACGCGATCGCCTTTTGAATGATCCAGAACCTGATGTTCAGGCAGCAGCAGCGGATTCCTTGAGTGCCTTGAAGCTCACCGAAGCCTATGATGATTTAGAGCGAACCTATCACCAAACCTCTGAGTGGATCATTAAATTTAGTATTATAGCTGCCTTAGGGGAACTAGGTGAACCCCGTTCATTTCAACTTTTAGAAGACGCTCTCAAATCCGATACCAGTTTAATCCAAACAGCCGCCATTAGTTCCTTAGGAGAATTGGGAGATCCCCGGGCTGTGCCTCTATTGATTCCCTTTGCCACTAATTCCGACTGGCAAATTCGTTACCGGTTAGTACAGGCACTGGTTAATCTGGGAGGAGAAGAAGCTAGGGCAGTCCTAGAAACATTAGCGAATGACAGTGTTGAGCAGGTAGCTAGTGTAGCGCAAGAGGGCTTAAAAGCATAA
- a CDS encoding CBS domain-containing protein — protein MAKTVAEVMSHDPIVVQPETPIKEVIKIIAEQSISGLPVVNEAGKLVGVISETDLLWQETGVEPPVYIMFLDSVIYLENPARYDQELHKALGQTAGEVMTGHPMSIKPDQPLRKAAKLMQEKSIHHLPVTDEADQVIGILTSGDIVRAMAAELAN, from the coding sequence ATGGCCAAAACCGTTGCTGAAGTCATGAGCCACGACCCGATCGTGGTACAGCCCGAAACACCGATTAAGGAAGTCATCAAAATTATTGCTGAACAAAGCATCAGTGGCTTGCCAGTGGTTAACGAAGCAGGCAAATTGGTGGGAGTGATTTCAGAAACTGACTTGCTGTGGCAGGAGACAGGAGTAGAACCGCCAGTCTATATCATGTTTCTCGATAGCGTGATTTACTTAGAAAATCCTGCCCGTTATGACCAAGAACTTCATAAAGCACTTGGACAAACCGCTGGGGAAGTAATGACTGGTCATCCCATGAGCATCAAACCGGATCAACCCTTGCGGAAAGCGGCTAAGTTGATGCAGGAAAAATCAATCCACCATTTACCAGTAACAGATGAGGCAGATCAAGTGATTGGAATTCTGACCTCTGGGGATATTGTCCGAGCCATGGCAGCTGAATTAGCGAATTAA
- a CDS encoding DUF4351 domain-containing protein, translated as MTKLKRYWMVVHYETEFEAENEDEAYHNIRLGNRIIENATVVAKELPESSEGTHLKEIINEAKLEARREAAVSILLAQLARKTKDYALRWEGLSKLAPHRQQQIEALSLEQIECLSIDAIAFSSIADLERWLDGFSG; from the coding sequence ATGACAAAACTGAAACGGTATTGGATGGTCGTTCATTACGAAACTGAATTTGAAGCGGAAAACGAAGACGAAGCCTATCACAATATTCGGCTCGGCAATAGGATAATCGAAAACGCAACAGTAGTGGCCAAAGAGCTTCCTGAGTCTTCAGAGGGCACTCACCTCAAAGAAATTATCAACGAAGCCAAACTCGAAGCCCGACGAGAAGCAGCGGTGTCTATCCTTCTGGCACAACTTGCCCGGAAAACCAAAGACTATGCTCTGAGGTGGGAAGGACTCTCGAAGCTGGCACCTCACAGACAGCAGCAAATTGAAGCACTATCTTTGGAACAAATTGAATGTCTTAGTATAGATGCGATCGCATTTTCTAGTATCGCCGACTTGGAGCGTTGGCTTGATGGTTTTTCTGGATGA
- a CDS encoding glutathione S-transferase family protein, which translates to MITLYKAPPSWGLPSISPPCMKLETWLRIANIAYDIEIPKDFAKAPKGKVPFIDYEGKLIGDSTLIIEMLKEKEGIDPDRDLTSTEKAISLAFRRMLKENTYWGEVYIRINIEENWQLFKQTLTNLYFAGSSTPESEEFSQQVQKSISNQIYGQGIGRHSEKEICEIINADFQALSDYLAEKPFFMGDKPTTLDATAYGYIAHIILPPFKSMIIDRVSQFKNLCQYCQRMKQEFFHDYLLS; encoded by the coding sequence ATGATTACTTTGTATAAGGCACCACCTTCATGGGGATTACCGAGTATTAGTCCACCCTGTATGAAATTAGAAACTTGGCTGCGTATAGCTAATATTGCTTACGATATCGAGATTCCTAAGGACTTTGCTAAAGCTCCCAAAGGCAAAGTTCCGTTTATAGACTATGAAGGAAAACTCATCGGGGACTCCACCCTAATTATCGAGATGCTTAAGGAAAAAGAGGGCATAGATCCTGACCGCGATTTGACCTCAACCGAAAAAGCAATATCCTTAGCTTTTCGGCGGATGCTGAAAGAAAATACGTATTGGGGAGAGGTTTATATTCGTATTAACATTGAAGAAAACTGGCAATTATTCAAACAAACATTAACGAATCTCTACTTTGCTGGGAGCTCGACACCAGAATCTGAAGAGTTTTCACAACAGGTGCAAAAGTCCATTTCTAATCAGATTTATGGACAGGGAATTGGTCGTCACTCCGAGAAGGAAATTTGTGAAATTATTAATGCTGATTTTCAAGCCCTGTCTGATTATTTAGCAGAGAAACCATTTTTTATGGGGGATAAACCGACAACTTTAGATGCAACTGCTTATGGTTATATTGCACACATCATTTTACCTCCTTTCAAGAGTATGATTATTGATCGGGTATCTCAATTCAAAAATCTCTGTCAATATTGTCAACGGATGAAACAGGAGTTTTTTCATGATTATTTGCTTTCTTAA